One genomic segment of Gossypium arboreum isolate Shixiya-1 chromosome 3, ASM2569848v2, whole genome shotgun sequence includes these proteins:
- the LOC108474876 gene encoding cyclin-D1-1 isoform X1 produces the protein MSLSCSDRFTDLLCAEDSNEVLSDDSPACSSELDSQASCIEESSIDGFIEDETNFVPGFDYLARFRCQSLDASAREASVAWILKVQAYYNLQPLTAYLSVNYLDRFLYSRRLPQASGWPLQLLSTACLSLAAKMEEPLVPSLLDLQVEGAKYIFEPKTIQRMELLVLTVLDWRLRSVTPFSFIGFFACKLDPTGTFLAFLISRATDIILSNIKEASFLEYRPSSIAAAAILCAANEIPNLSLFNPEHAESWCDGLSKEKILSCYRLMQELVVDNARRKPPKMLPQLRVSIRGRMRSSDSSSSSSSSPSYKRRKLNNCLRVDDDDRNSK, from the exons ATGTCGTTATCATGTTCCGATCGCTTCACGGACTTACTCTGCGCCGAGGATTCCAACGAGGTGTTATCCGACGATTCGCCGGCATGCTCGTCGGAGCTGGACTCTCAGGCGTCCTGCATCGAGGAGTCCAGCATCGATGGCTTTATTGAAGATGAGACAAACTTCGTCCCCGGATTTGATTACCTTGCTCGGTTTCGGTGTCAATCTCTTGACGCGTCGGCTCGAGAAGCATCGGTTGCATGGATTCTAAAG GTACAAGCATATTACAATTTGCAGCCTTTAACGGCTTATCTTTCCGTCAACTACTTGGATCGGTTTTTGTATTCCCGCCGCTTGCCG CAAGCTAGTGGGTGGCCATTGCAACTTTTATCTACTGCTTGCTTGTCGTTAGCGGCCAAGATGGAGGAACCTCTAGTTCCATCTCTTCTAGATCTTCAG GTAGAGGGAGCGAAATATATATTTGAACCAAAAACAATTCAAAGAATGGAACTGCTTGTGCTAACGGTATTGGATTGGAGACTGCGATCAGTAACACCGTTCAGTTTCATTGGTTTCTTTGCATGCAAGCTCGATCCAACAGGAACTTTTCTCGCCTTTTTGATTTCAAGGGCAACCGATATTATTTTATCCAATATCAAAG AGGCGAGCTTTCTAGAGTATCGGCCATCAAGCATTGCTGCTGCAGCGATACTTTGTGCAGCCAATGAGATACCAAACTTGTCTCTTTTTAATCCTGAGCATGCTGAGTCATGGTGCGATGGACTGAGCAAG GAGAAAATCCTTAGCTGCTACAGGTTAATGCAAGAGCTTGTGGTTGACAATGCCAGGAGGAAACCGCCCAAGATGTTACCTCAGCTTCGAGTATCAATCCGAGGCAGAATGAGGTCCAGTGACTCATCTtcctcatcttcttcatcaccttcATATAAAAGGAGAAAATTAAATAACTGCTTGAGGGTGGATGATGATGACAGAAACTCCAAGTAA
- the LOC108474876 gene encoding cyclin-D1-1 isoform X2 translates to MSLSCSDRFTDLLCAEDSNEVLSDDSPACSSELDSQASCIEESSIDGFIEDETNFVPGFDYLARFRCQSLDASAREASVAWILKQASGWPLQLLSTACLSLAAKMEEPLVPSLLDLQVEGAKYIFEPKTIQRMELLVLTVLDWRLRSVTPFSFIGFFACKLDPTGTFLAFLISRATDIILSNIKEASFLEYRPSSIAAAAILCAANEIPNLSLFNPEHAESWCDGLSKEKILSCYRLMQELVVDNARRKPPKMLPQLRVSIRGRMRSSDSSSSSSSSPSYKRRKLNNCLRVDDDDRNSK, encoded by the exons ATGTCGTTATCATGTTCCGATCGCTTCACGGACTTACTCTGCGCCGAGGATTCCAACGAGGTGTTATCCGACGATTCGCCGGCATGCTCGTCGGAGCTGGACTCTCAGGCGTCCTGCATCGAGGAGTCCAGCATCGATGGCTTTATTGAAGATGAGACAAACTTCGTCCCCGGATTTGATTACCTTGCTCGGTTTCGGTGTCAATCTCTTGACGCGTCGGCTCGAGAAGCATCGGTTGCATGGATTCTAAAG CAAGCTAGTGGGTGGCCATTGCAACTTTTATCTACTGCTTGCTTGTCGTTAGCGGCCAAGATGGAGGAACCTCTAGTTCCATCTCTTCTAGATCTTCAG GTAGAGGGAGCGAAATATATATTTGAACCAAAAACAATTCAAAGAATGGAACTGCTTGTGCTAACGGTATTGGATTGGAGACTGCGATCAGTAACACCGTTCAGTTTCATTGGTTTCTTTGCATGCAAGCTCGATCCAACAGGAACTTTTCTCGCCTTTTTGATTTCAAGGGCAACCGATATTATTTTATCCAATATCAAAG AGGCGAGCTTTCTAGAGTATCGGCCATCAAGCATTGCTGCTGCAGCGATACTTTGTGCAGCCAATGAGATACCAAACTTGTCTCTTTTTAATCCTGAGCATGCTGAGTCATGGTGCGATGGACTGAGCAAG GAGAAAATCCTTAGCTGCTACAGGTTAATGCAAGAGCTTGTGGTTGACAATGCCAGGAGGAAACCGCCCAAGATGTTACCTCAGCTTCGAGTATCAATCCGAGGCAGAATGAGGTCCAGTGACTCATCTtcctcatcttcttcatcaccttcATATAAAAGGAGAAAATTAAATAACTGCTTGAGGGTGGATGATGATGACAGAAACTCCAAGTAA
- the LOC108475693 gene encoding uncharacterized protein LOC108475693, with protein MGNCQAIDAAALVIQHPCGRIERFYWPILASEVMRMNPGHYVSLIIPLPPSEDANQDDKAVRFTRVKLLRPSDTLALGHAYRLVTSQEVMEVLKAKKYAKKTRQHLESSEKLQHEQGNNLSSESYQSQVTKHERRRPRTAPANTAAMSSKSWQPSLQSISEFGS; from the exons ATGGGGAACTGTCAGGCTATAGATGCTGCGGCGTTGGTGATACAACATCCATGTGGGAGGATAGAGAGGTTCTATTGGCCTATTCTTGCAAGTGAAGTGATGAGAATGAATCCAGGCCATTATGTTTCGCTCATCATACCATTGCCTCCCTCTGAGGATGCCAACCAAGACGATAAGGCCGTACGCTTCACTCGTGTCAAGCTTCTTCGTCCTTCTGATACTCTCGCCCTTGGCCATGCTTATCGCCTTGTCACTTCTCAGG AGGTTATGGAGGTTCTAAAGGCAAAGAAATATGCAAAAAAGACAAGGCAACACCTGGAATCAAGTGAAAAGTTGCAGCATGAACAAGGGAATAACCTAAGTTCAGAGTCCTACCAA TCTCAGGTGACAAAACATGAAAGACGACGCCCAAGGACAGCGCCTGCCAACACTGCTGCAATGAGTTCAAAATCATGGCAGCCTTCATTACAGAGCATCTCTGAGTTTGGAAGCTAA